ACTCGTTGAAGACTAAGCCGTTGAGGTGATTATGAATATTTGGACCAAATTAGCAATGTTTTCTTTTTTTGAAACGGAGCGCTTGTATTTGCGTCCTTTCTTTTTTAGTGACAGTCAAGCGTTTTTCGACATTGCTTCAAACCCTGAGAATTTGCAGTTTATTTTTCCTAGTCAAGCAAGTTTGGAAGAAAGTCAGTACGCACTTGCTAACTATTTTATGAAGAATCCTCTAGGAGTTTGGGCAATTTGTTTCCAAGGGAATCAAGAAATGATTGGCTCCATTAAATTTGAAAAGATCGATGAAATCAAAAAAGAAGCAGAAATTGGTTATTTCTTGAAAAAAGATTCTTGGTCACAAGGTTATATGACAGAAGTGGTTACCAAGCTATGTCAGCTTTCATTT
This genomic stretch from Streptococcus sp. 1643 harbors:
- a CDS encoding GNAT family N-acetyltransferase — protein: MNIWTKLAMFSFFETERLYLRPFFFSDSQAFFDIASNPENLQFIFPSQASLEESQYALANYFMKNPLGVWAICFQGNQEMIGSIKFEKIDEIKKEAEIGYFLKKDSWSQGYMTEVVTKLCQLSFEEFGLKQLSIITHLENQASQKVALKSGFSLVRQFKGSDRYTRKMRDYLEFRYIKGEFNE